A single Phyllopteryx taeniolatus isolate TA_2022b unplaced genomic scaffold, UOR_Ptae_1.2 contig_59, whole genome shotgun sequence DNA region contains:
- the LOC133473860 gene encoding histidine-rich glycoprotein-like — protein sequence MIPNNLFDAVSSCLAVLSCVPMGLHHRRLGLHHHRRLVLLHHRRLGFHHHHRRLGFHHHHRRLGLHHHHRRLGLHHHHRRLGLLHHHRRLGLHHHHRRLGLHHHHRWLGLHHHHHRRLGLHHHHRRLMRKSRPSTLFLYLHLTMTPRDGPALNPRRRG from the exons ATGATTCCAAACAACCTTTTTGACGCggtttcttcttgtcttgctgtgttatcatgtgtgccaatgggcctccaccaccgacggctgggcctccaccaccaccgacggctggtcctcctccaccaccgacggctgggcttccaccaccaccaccgacggctgggcttccaccaccaccaccgacggctgggcctccaccaccaccaccgacggctgggcctccaccaccaccaccgacggctgggcctcctccaccaccaccgacggctgggcctccaccaccaccaccgacggctgggcctccaccaccaccaccgatggctgggcctccaccaccaccaccaccgacggctgggcctccaccaccaccaccgacggctgatgcggaag TCAAGGCCTTCAACCCTGTTCCTCTACCTGCACCTGACCATGACACCAAGAGACGGACCTGCTCTCAACCCCAGGAGACGTGGATGA